From the Triticum urartu cultivar G1812 chromosome 4, Tu2.1, whole genome shotgun sequence genome, the window ctagtatgggactggctctccaaggtcaatgaaggcatctcaacccagagagatcagagaatcagcgtccttcgcaacctcttcaaccgcttcaagagaaatgacaatgagaatgtccagctcacatttgatcgactcactgatatcacaaatgagcttcaagctctcggcgccactgagatcactaagcatgaagtcgtcaagacactcctgagatcacttgacagcttgtttgacaccctagccctgatgattcaagaacgtcctgacttcaagacactcgatccgtctgacatacttgagaggctcaacacacacgagtttcagctttctgaaaaaagagacatctacggtcccaactatgggcgaactcgtgccttgaaggcaaaagctgtctccacatctgaagaagaatccgacagcagttctgatgatcctgaagacattggaaatgagcttgctatgcttgtgaagaagttccaaaaattcaccaagaagaaaggcttcagaaagtcttcacgatcaagctcaatgacctcggagcgccacgataattgtgcgccgtgtatGGGTCTAacacttcctatacggtgggtaacaccaccaccaaatgttctgtttgaagtgtttcactcatggcgttacatttgctatgtcttcacatttggtttggcttcaatctcaacatgtgttcatgattatcttcactatgttgattatatatatatatactagtgttctgttctctacagcattcacttatagctatgtcttcttgttgaatcttttgaactaagtgaatgtgatcggaccctaacctctctatgctttctatctcaaactctaactctccaaatcatatgcattctcttgaaactgtcaaatgtcttctctgcgtccttgtcagcagaagatacagagacaaacattaagtccgctttcaatgctaattccttcacctgaaacccggagaagtgggaacgaccacccgacaatccaggcgtgcgtgggacgtggaacaacctccgatatgctgcatgatggccacgtgttcctcagatgtgaatctccaggggcacctgtgtaataacactgagccgcccctgtccctataaatacacgccacaccatagtcattatctcttcttccactctcgcacgaaccctagcgccaccgctagccctcgacgacgccggcgatgaagcACTTAGCtaccgcaacctctccgacgccgtcttcacgccgaccgcggacatcgtcctctccgccgtcgccgtaggtgtcctccgtcgccaagttagggcacagacgatcgaactgctcggcctcctcttccactccgtctagcagttccttgtgtggtaaataaaaacctcctttttacggcccctttgatcctacagattcgtcactttctaccacaagtagtttctgttcatacatgttggatccacttcatactgcatctcatattatgcctagtatgttcacttatgcttcacaaagtagttagattcctcacttgtactgatccgtggatccgtacaaatctggaaccaactccttatctatgagtgaatgtcttcgcatgatgaggtcaatgtcttctaaactgatttatcttcaaaatcttctgagaatgcatatgacctcttccccttccctcgcaccttaatgctgtcacaggtacatgtccgtgggagaatcccttggttctcatagtctgcattcatttgcagaattcttacagtatcatataaattctcccgaagccaattcctgtttgtccagcaagcgaaagcctttgaagcctttgaacgtgttgaagccattcagtttaaagttcatggctacagagatATCTgtaaggaagggaggcagacagcgtcgtgggggaacatcaagagatttgcctgatgacctctcagagctttacaagacagatcctgaagaggattacaatcagcgcaagacccgaatccaatggattcgaagatattgggtagaacaatggttcaaataccggtttgtgacccaggaatatgctgagaaaaatgccatcaagcaaccttggggagacatcctatacaaaaatcttcaacccaggtccagagctgaagccattgaacaaggcttctatccctgcatagtccgtggaccacagcccgcggatgctgacccatcatcactgctatggtgtcgagACGACAACCttttcaagcgcaacttccagtttgcccagaattcggcgaagcagaacaagaagtctttgggactagacttcaaccctggtccctctgctccccgtgccgatggcacccgcgaagctgaacccaatattgttgggcccttctacaacctggaaggtctcatcactcatatcgtggttcaagggacagccgtggatgagcctgcagatgacgctgaatctgatgaagcgcctacagcgccgaagccaaagaaactgaagcagcctaaagcttcaaagcctgcctcagcaccaaaaatctcacgggcgaagccattggctactgcacctcctgaagacagtgtgcagtctgaagatctatcacgcatctccaagccccagaaagtcaagatgcctctgccacacaccagccaagaactgactgctgctgctattctgcgcagcgatgccattgatctgtccagtgatgaagatcttgcagatgacgctcttgagcaactgatcaagagcaaagaagaagcataaatcttcaatgatttgcctctctttgacgtggcaatcatccacaacttcattgatgagtggtttgacacgcccaacctcagcttcgaagatctgcaacttccaattggcctcagtgtcgccttccatggcgctattgcttcagagctagctctagctcagcgcatcgtcaaACTGAAGCAAAatattgactttgagaaagctcagttcaagaagcatatggccaagctcagcgtgcaagaggtgaaaaacttcaagattatgctgcacgagctcaaagaagcctttctcaagaaacgtgcagaagcttaaggttctcgtgagcgcatgaaggtcctggctaacaagagtgtgcaagcctacaatgaggctgagaagcgcaaggcccttggtcatcctggcatcgaccctaggatggctgcaaagcagcaacagaagaagaagcccgctatagCCGAACCCGACgcatcaaggcaggaagcacatcccattgtcttcccaaccagcatgactggctcgaagccaaaagaCAGGTCTACcacttcagaactgaagaagacaatgactgctgaggctgaagccagaaagaggaaacattctgaagcctctgatgctgctccctccaagaagaagcggaagaccaagaaggaacgggctgctcccacagagcccttacttgttgaacccatctccatggttcgccctgccgctgaacatcaagagcgccaactgactgtccatgagcctactttcacagaggctcatgaagctgaagactttccagcagctgatcccacttctgctgaagacattggtcaccatgaccatgttgaagatgatgcagttcttcctcagatcgagcaccaacaggtatcatcgcctgtgcttacgcacagcgaactcatcagcattggtcgtcctctgacgccaattgctcaggatgcatcatgggctgatcacccacaagaacaagaagaagatgaccttgaggcccagccaactccttTTCCAAaagcgtcgccagcgttacgcaggcttcgcaaaggaccaaggcctccagtctttgaatctgaagctaaagctgctgaagacagtctggctgcatcagccgatgacacccaagaagaagaacgtgtccccACTCCCAcaactactgaagaagctgttctcgcagagaacgtgtctgtgcccgaccctccagctcatcatgtggaggtagaaaatcttgaggctgccaccaccaacaccaatgaagccactgacgctgtcatggctgaagcaaatgtggagcctacaccaacccaagaaccagaagtcagtgaagccaatgatgctactgcttctgttcctgcgcctgctgctggtcctcagtttgactatcatgttgagcacaggcctcaggtacagaagccaattccaaggttgcccaggtttccaggtcttgcatcagcacctggatccttcaatgtcaacggcttcaaagcagacaacactttcttcaacagctccaagaacccctactcaagggaacgaatatcttctgatcggttctggagctatccacagcgaagctattactcctgcattctgtacaatcaaggtcgcatcttcccacataagcgtcttgacaccgaagcaatagctggtctgccctgtctggaagaagctctggattgcttcaaaaaggttggactattgccttttgtcaccgaccaagagcactggaacgaagagttgctgctccaattttatgccacacttcacatacgtggctacaacagagatccgaagacttgggtcctggaatggatgacaggaaatgttcatcacgaagccaaaacctttgatatcattgagctcactggtctgcccactcctggagatctctatgaacctggctgtcagcttcacagtgaagctatggagaacatctttcagaagcctgaaccgaacatgagtcagatgctcagtatgatgaagcccttgccacaagatgctgcatatcctaaggagttctttgttgaagaccttgagtatctgccaaggactatctatcacatcataaggcgaactctctggcccatcaaagagcattctccacatgccaagctggaatgtgcaatgaagactttggtcttctatattcttcatggcaaatgtttcaatgcacaagacttcttcatccgccaacttgctgcatcaggctctgatctttttggcttgaagttctacgctccatggataatgcggctgattaaactccactccgctatctcatatcagccatctgctcgcaatcatcggatctttctgcctgatgtggatatgtccattgaagccatttatcctgagcctgccaaggagcctcttagtcttcagaatgcggagcatcaaagtttctctcagaacattgaaggagttgaagtagtcactcgtgtttatcctctggctggaactacacgtgcacctcatcgtgcccttactgaagccaccgaaagcactattgcccaacgacccaagaagcaatctcgtgttctcaatgaccgagagcttctggtggctcttcatcagaaacaggataggcatcatgactggctgaagcaccaaatgcaaagcctcttggtagatgttaaccgcattcgcaatcttgccacaaagaatgcctttgttgcccatgaaacctctcgacgcacatggaaagggctgacgcttatgtgctctaaagatgatcttcaagaggatggcttctctgaacgcttcaagtttgactccacacctccccgaagggtagtgctgcgacgaactccatctcttgaagactctgagttctcttcctctgcggcaactgtgaatgcccgagtgatcgaggacgaagacgatgctacttcaccaccccctccttcagcacgcttcgacactgctccaagttcttctgcaccgccgaacaccacctacgaccctgctgcttcacctactcttcatgggaacgagtagatgctctatgtattcaaacctttttggtccttactgacaaaagggggagaagcatatgagttcgatagtcttcaagcgggtccatatgggcggttgctttatattttgcctagtgtttacaactctcgttttgatacatttggttctttgagttgtaacacttaaactcgatggtcgtctgctacttatttgctactttgtgatgcgatgataaattccgcatgtgcgacgataaactccgcacttagatcattttgcagacgtccattttccattatgcatgtcattatcttcacataccttcacatgcataatgaattgtcatcataagttgaagaggatctccacaagtacaacctgccatgtgcatttacattccaaaagcaaattactcatatgcacatcttcagggggagcccttgcaacttatgaagacaattccttatcctttacaatttcacatattatattccccgttgaaaacttcaactagtttgtcatcaatcaccaaaaagggggagattgtaagtgcatctagtcccacccctagttggttttggagtattgatgacaaacctagttgagggactaatgtatttgtgagaattgcaggataacacaggtagaagtccctcgttgattcggttttcctaccagagatgacccctaaaaatgtatgaagacattgatgtcaaaggtggtatgtgaagatattcacattgaagactatgacaagacaagacatcgcatgaagcctatggagctcgaagacttagatcttccgtagttctttttcttccttgttgagtcataggaaccaccgtactgttaagtggggtccaagagaaccagtcagaatgactgaagtgatgcttaaccaaaacctatgtcttcgagtgaagactatgagagcgaatcttgtccagagtcggacaagtcagctttgcttgtagcccaagtaaagttgccgtgtgtgtttgaaatctgaccgttggaacacgtgtcagttccttagtgacccagggtcatttcggacaaatcaggtcaggttgcctagtggctataaatagctcaccccctacaaccataaacggttggctgctcagagttagagtacggcttttgtcgtttgagagcaacccacctcgaagcctttgagagagaattccttgcgaggataaagccctaaccacccagagccaaagagtgttaggcatcacttaagtcttcctgtctgtgtgatctgaagacttattacaattgaggactgtgaatcctccagccggttaggtgtcgcgttctgagcatccaagagtcattgtggatcgtcggtgaatgaagtctgtgaaggtttgggagtctaccttgaagacttaccagagtgattgggcgaggtctgtgtgaccttagctcaaggggaatatggtgaggactgggtgtcctgagctgcgtgttcaggactgggtgtccgggactgtgtgtcctcagttttaaatacctagccgccctaaccagacgtacagttgtcacagcaactggaactggtctaaaaaatcattgtcttcaacgagtcactggtttcatccttcccttccctttacttactattggtccttgtgaagtcattgtatgattgcactatcttttgtcttcactgagtgactgcgtgttctgtttggcttcataatatcttcctacctgatcctaactacctagctgctataggtcattatgctttcacttcattgaatacttgactatggtttgcctagtgtagtctaccttccgctgcatggtaataggtctatttctatcgtttgtcttcgaaacttccaagttttgaagactttcataaaaatcgcctattcacccccctctagtcgatataacgctaAAATGGTCAAGTAGGTAAGTTAAGGGATCGGGAATTTAGTTTTCTCCATAAAGGTCAAGCTATCAGGGCAAAGTTGGTAGTAAATTTCAAGAGAGGCTAAAATTTCAACAAAGaggaacaaaatacatggcaCAAAGTATAAAATGCTAACCAATTGTTGCCCTTTTCTTTTGTCCTCCCGATATGCCTCTTCTCATCTCACCCCCACTAGGATATCAGCACACTCAGACAAACCAAGTATCTACATCACACAAATCTTGTGATTATGTTGTCAAGATAAATAATAGTAGATTGAAAAGTTACTGGTACCTTGATAATATAGTTCATTGTAAGGTTAGTTCCTTCTCCAAATGTCGTAGCCTGTAGATAACATATCTTAAGTGGTTGGGGAGATAAATGTAATTATTAAAAATTGAGAAAATCGAAGTAACCACCTTAATAAATGCGTCAAGATTTGGTTTCACTTCATTGAGCTCACCCTGCTTTCTTCTTACTGATTGTCCCATCATCTCTACGTTTAACATTCCAAATACAGGAATCGTATTGATTACTATCCATGTAGATGAAAAATAAAGGATACCTTTACCATCTACATGGGAGCTTTTTGAGTTCCACTTTATGCATTTTGTTACAAAATTAATCTCGTTCATAAGCACATAATCTTGATCTATATGTAAGACCTATAATATGAATAGCACACCATGCTTAGGACAATGACTTACCAAATTCATTAATGGTTCCCAACATATTGGACGAGAAATCAATTGTCTCTCTGACAGTCATCTCAGCATGGTGAACATCATACTGGCTAATGTAAGCATGCATGTGTTGAGGTGTTGAGCAATTCACTTCTTCTTCATTGTATGTGATTTTTCCTTTGCGCTAGTAAGATATTTTACATCAAGAAAAATGCAATTTCCATTAGACCACGTATGTAGGTGTTTTTGGTGGTATGTACATAACCCAGCCTACCTTTAGGGATGAATCCAACTTTCCTGCCAATGCCTTCAAAAATGTTGTCTTCCCAGAACCGGGCGCTCCGAGAAGAAGTGTCATCCTAGTTATGTTCATACTACAACTTTTCAGGATCTTAGGTCCGTAAATTAATAAGTCATGAACTTTCAGTTGTGGTACTATGCGAAGATGTCATTCCTTGGAACAATTTGTTTGAGGTACAAAATGTATTCTTACTTTTACGCTAGTAAAAAGTATGCATATATACCTTGATGGTCGAATTTTGCCGCTTGCTTCATTTATGATTTTGATTGCTCCTTTCCTTCTAGAATACATGTGAAAAAATGACACCAAATCCTACACAAATAACAATCAAAAGATTATTTGAACCGCATGCACGCAGTTTCCTCACATTTGTATAGAATAGTCAATCACAGCGGGCTCGAATGCACACGAAATTAATAACTTCACATATAGGGTATGGAGGTACAATAGAATGCGTGGTTGACAAAACTCTAACAACTTATTTGCTGCAAGAACATCGTTTCACGAAAGCAACATGACACATTTGGAGACCTAATTCCACCTCCATTTCTAACGAGGATAGTCTTTCTCTAGTGGTTTGACCTATGAGCTGCAACCAATGTGAGGTTTTGCCGCCAACATGCATCAGTGTCCCATAAAACAATGAGATGGGTGTTGGGGAGGGTCGCGTCCCAACCATTCATGCAACATTGAAAAATGCGCTCCTGAGTCAAGCAAGTGTGAGGTGTCTTGCCACTTCATCTAGGTGAACAGACGGTCGAGGGGGAAGCATTGTGAGGG encodes:
- the LOC125554940 gene encoding ABC transporter G family member 45-like; translation: MPSSPATSTKRSCEAGQSKPGPPLPLSHEDNRRFLQMLRQKKESLGVAGPKVEVRFEDLAVEAHVRIGRRELPTLLNCAVNAAQDLVSFFHMYSRRKGAIKIINEASGKIRPSRMTLLLGAPGSGKTTFLKALAGKLDSSLKRKGKITYNEEEVNCSTPQHMHAYISQYDVHHAEMTVRETIDFSSNMLGTINEFVINTIPVFGMLNVEMMGQSVRRKQGELNEVKPNLDAFIKATTFGEGTNLTMNYIIKILGLSECADILVGDEMRRGISGGQKKRATIG